AAAAGTgtgttaataaaaatgaataagagcACAAAGGGGCTCCTGCAGACCCggctcctctcctcccccaaacTCTGTTCTTTGTCCTTACCTGGTGGCTTCCTGTCGTTTGTGGAAGGTGCGATTGGGGAAGTTGGTTGATGGGAAGATCTCGTCCTCTCCCACGACGTGTGCCTTCCCACTTCGGTCAGAGGCCTGGCCAGGAGTCTGGAAAGCTTTCCAAGGCTGCTTCTGGGCACCTGGCACGGTGAGACCAGATCAGGAGCTGCCTGTCTCCTGGTCCCTTAGGCAAGCCTGCCTCTGCCCCACGCGGCTCAGCCCCACGCTGTCTGCACCCCAAGCTTCCTGGGGAACCCAGGCACTGAGCTGTGCGCTGTCTGCACCCCGGCTTCCCGGAGAACCCAGGCACTGAGTGGCGCACTCACCACAGTCCAGGTTCTGCTGTAATCGCCTGCGTGGCATCTCCAGGTCCCAGGGACCCTGAAGCTCTTTGGCCTTCACCTTTCTCCTCTGTGACCCACCGAGGCCGTCGGAGCCAGAGCCGTGTCCACGGCCGTGGCCCTCACTGGAAGCCTCTTCACCACAATTCTGTCCCTTGTTCTGAGGACCAGGCCGCCTCTCCATTTGGGAGGCCTGGTGCTCTCCCTCCTCATCCTGCCCGGGCATGTCTGAAAACAGCCCCTCCTCCAGAGTCAAGGCCCgcaggggcagctggggcagtTGGGGCAGCTCGGAAGGGCTCAAGTCTCTCTCATGCTCCTCAGCCTCTGCCCACTCCAGTTCTGGTCTGGCTGACTTCCTGGGTGGCCAGAGGGTGCTCTCGCGGggcacctgcagccctgggcttTCCCCTTTGCTGAGAGGTGGGGCGCTCCAGccccctggctgctgcctcctctCAAAGTTTTGTGCCTCCAGCTTCCGGCAGAAGCCCAGGGCTTCTGGGAGGCTGGCGGCCGACCTGTGCCTGGACGTGAGCTGGGAGAAGGCTGGGGAGCCCCAGTCCGAGCTGGCGCCGGGCTGAGCCTGGGCGGAGCTTCTGGTGATGAAACTCTCCCAGGCCCactggaagggaaaggaaggctTCCTAGGGGCGAAGACACTGaagagggagagggcaggggtcagggtcacggtcagggtcagggccagaggccccacccctgctgccagccaggcccagctgctcacTCCTCGGCCTCTGCCGCGTTCTGGGCTTTCTTGCTTCGTCGCTGGGGCCTGTGTTCCTTCTTAGTCGTCTGCCTTGCGCTCTGAGACCTCTGCAGCGGGCCCCGAGCTGGAGCTCCCTCACCGCTTCTGGGGTTCCCCTGGACagagatggcagtgtggatgcGGAAGTCCATCTGCAAGCCACTCCCCCAGATCCCTCTGCCCACTGGGGGAgccttcctcctctttgtaaccgcccccccccccgccctggcCCTGCACTACTCCCCAACCCGGGACCTAAGGACCCAGGGACCTGTGGCCACTTTTGCAAGTCTTCCCCTTGAAATAGCATGGTTTCCAGCAACTGGACTCCTACCacatgttccaggctcctgggaaaAACACTTGTAACTTTACCCAGGGCCTTGCTGTCTCCATATCCCACAGATGTGCAAATGGAAGCTCTGAGCATCCCATAGGGAGCTCACAGGACTGGCAAGCAGTGCTGCTGGTACCCAGTACTGTGTCTGCAGAGCCATACGTGTTACTCTCCCACTCAGCTGCCATCAAGGGACTCCAAGGCAAAGACACAATGACTGCTTAAGAGGTGCAGGTTCCTGACCATAACAGGCTATGGATAACAAACTTTTCACATTGGGTACAAGAACACACATAATTATTACGTCTCAGTTAAAACCAGAAAAATGGGTCTGGCACCATGGCAGGCtaagcttttttatttctttcttttcttcttcttttttttttaagatatattttaggCTAAGCTTTAAggatgcagtgctggcatcccatatgggagcctctggtttgagtcctggctcctccacttcccatccagttccctgcttgtggcttgggaaagcagtcgaggacggcccaaagccttgggaccctgcaccctcgtgggagacgctgaagaagcttctggcttggcctggcccagttctgatcATTGCTACCATtcgggcagtgaatcagtggatagaacatctctcttactctctctgtgtttctccttctcactctaaCTCTGCATGTcaaaaaaacatctttaaaacaaaattacataattgggcctgacacggtagcctagcagctgaagtcctcgccttgcttgcaccgggatcccatatgggtaccagttcctttCCCaacagatccacttcccatccagctcctcgtggcttaggaaggcagtcgaggacggcccaaggccttgggaccctgcacccacatgggagactcggaagaaactcctggctcctggcttggatcagctcagctatagctgatgtggccacttgaggagtgaaccagcagatggaagatctttctctctgtctctctttctctctggaaatgtgtctttccaatcaaaattttgaaatgaaatcttGAAGATGAATTCATTAAAATTGAAAAGTGTAAATAAGCAGGAAATAAAGGTCTTTTCAGATGGAGCAACCACAACAAGCTCTCTGAAGTTCCCTGCTCCTCCATGCTGCCCTCTAAATGAGGCTGTGCCAGTGGGAGTCACCCTGGTGCTGTCCCTCCTACACCCCAGGTCCTCTGGGCTCCCTCCTTGGGCTCAGGTCTCCCCAGCCTCTCACAGgcttcagtccagccctggccctgacccCTGTTGCCCACCTCCTCTGGGCAGTTAGAAGTCTCCACCCACCGCCGagcctcccacctgctctgcttgaGGGGTGCTAGACAGCAGGTCGAGCAGCCTCGTGGCTGGCTCAGGAGTCTGTGGCTGTGCCTCTAGCCCTGGTCTACCCGACGAGGTCCTGACCATCTGTGGGTGGCTGTGGAGCATGTCTGTGTCCTGTcgcgccccacccccaccagccaaCTTGGAACGGTCCTTCTGGCCATCTCCGTGGTAACCAAGTCATCAGCTGGTTGGTCCCAAGGGCTCTGGCAGAAAGGACTCAGGAAGGGACCTGGGGACCTACTGCCTGCCGGGGAGAGTCCAGCAGGATGCCGAGGACCTGTCTGGAGCCCACTGGAAGGAATTTCAGCCTCAAAATCTAATTCCACACATCTCAGCGGTACCCAGGAGCCCTGACGCCCTATGCCCTGGGCACACCTGGCCCTGGTCACCAAGCACCAGCACTGGACGTGGTGGTGTCCACCTTGGGCCTGGAGGACAGACTGGCTGGCCCTGCCAGCCTGGTGGTGCCTCTCTCTGGCCCTGTGACCCCCACTTCTGCAGGATTTGGAGGGCAGCTGAGCTGGACAGCAAGGATGATGTGCTGGCAAAcgctatttcttcttattttttttaaagatttatttttttattatgaagtcagatatacagagaggagaaatctgcctttttaaacaaatctttttttctcaaatattctttattattattgttgttgttatcattttatgatacagttccataggccttagAATTTCTCCTACCCCCACaagtcccctcccctccactgagtttccctgtgttattactgtagtatagttcttcatcgtcatatgtccatcattgtgggcatggacgttggcagagagtccagcatcttattgtgaagatacagtaaacagtttcattgggagtccatctttgtctggaagtagagatgcatactgcattgtatcctcacacctggatatgacagtctccattacatggtGACCATGTATAGGATGATGATTTTAAGAGTATATCTTCAGTTAGTTGAGGGATAACTGAGACAAGGGTACTTTCTACCTGCTGCCTTacccctgcacctgcccacagcagccatggcagGCCAGGGCCGGAAGCCCAGAGCTCAGTAGGGTCTCGCACACAGCCTGCACGTGCTCACCCGCTCAGGTCATAGCGCAGCCTGCTGGACTTggctttgcaggaagctggactcaggaggcaCAGCTGGCAGCCAACGACAGATGCTCTGTTGTGGAAAGCGGCAACTGGTCAAACGCCAGTCCCTGTGACAGCAGGCAAAGCTGTAGAGGGACGGacgacagagcttccatccactggctatctccaaatggccattgaccccagccaggagccagcagcttcagtcaggcctcccacatggctacctgggccatcctctgtttgtttttcaagtctcattagcagggagctgaattggaaatagagcagccaggattcgaaccgatggtcatatgggatgctggcaccccaggcaGGGGCGTAACTcattgcaccacagcaccagccctagaAGTCCAACTCTTTAGGCCAGTGTTACAGCGTCGAGGGTTAGCCTACCCACCTGTGATGTcaatatcccatataggtgccaggtcaagtcctggtcactccactttactccttgcttgtggcccaggcAAAACaacaggagatgacccaagtgcttgagtcccccTGCCTCCCTAACCCCAGCACTGCTgttgaagacctggatgaagctcctggaacctCGCTCCAGGAGTTGTGGCCAAATGccaaatgaaccagcacatggaagagtgtctctcttggtctctctctgtaactctgcttttcaaattaatgaatgaaattttaaaaaaggaaggaggggacGACCTCACTGTCCTTGTAACTGAGCTTACCCTGAATATCTCTCAGCCACGACTTCACTGATTTTCCCAGCCCCTCCAAGCCACCTGCTCGATTCCAGGCCCATTTCTCTGACTTCTCCATATGTCTCCCATCAGGAAGACGCCACTCCCTCGCCCATGACCGCTTGGCCATCAACATAGCCTCTGAGGGCCTCACTGGCATGGATTCCTGAGTCAGCCAACACTCCCCACAGGGCGTTGTGGGGGTCTCTGGGAGTCCGCTTCCCACCCCTAGGAGGAGTGGGTACCTATGTAGTCCTCTGTTCCCACACACCTGGGTGTAGGTGCCCATAGCGAACCCCTGGGGGTCAtagacttttttttctaagatttattcatctt
The sequence above is a segment of the Ochotona princeps isolate mOchPri1 chromosome 4, mOchPri1.hap1, whole genome shotgun sequence genome. Coding sequences within it:
- the TSGA10IP gene encoding testis-specific protein 10-interacting protein, producing MTASSSTPTEGVKRLIKRWTAYGQKDRSKLAGGGGARQDTDMLHSHPQMVRTSSGRPGLEAQPQTPEPATRLLDLLSSTPQAEQGNPRSGEGAPARGPLQRSQSARQTTKKEHRPQRRSKKAQNAAEAEDVFAPRKPSFPFQWAWESFITRSSAQAQPGASSDWGSPAFSQLTSRHRSAASLPEALGFCRKLEAQNFERRQQPGGWSAPPLSKGESPGLQVPRESTLWPPRKSARPELEWAEAEEHERDLSPSELPQLPQLPLRALTLEEGLFSDMPGQDEEGEHQASQMERRPGPQNKGQNCGEEASSEGHGRGHGSGSDGLGGSQRRKVKAKELQGPWDLEMPRRRLQQNLDCGAQKQPWKAFQTPGQASDRSGKAHVVGEDEIFPSTNFPNRTFHKRQEATRSLLQAWERKQQEERHQAELRRAREQRVQQQVARCLAAYGSRANRRPWVNQRKLEELRRQERQRFAEYQAELQGIQHRVQSRPYLFQQAMQANARLSVTRRFSQVLSALGLDEEQVLAEAGKGEPEGSSRKPRCHRSPGVSTQHLPSQGPQRQTAAAKATDLKTPA